In Biomphalaria glabrata chromosome 8, xgBioGlab47.1, whole genome shotgun sequence, the genomic window aaataataataatggcaatgtcattGCTATATCAGCATAGAAATTCAACACAGGCAAAACAAAGAATGTGATTCCAGAATTGATATGTCGTTCTTAGCTTTGTTCTAAGGCTGTTAGCCActtgataaacaaaaataatattgtgtACATGGACAGATTTTATAACAGTCCCACTGTTTGACACTTTAGCCAATGATTATGGAATATTTGCTGATGGAACTGCAATGGCTTTAAAAAACTGacaaagttgaagaaaaagcaGAGAAGTCAATCTGAATTGATCTATCATGGCAATAGAGTAAGTCTTATTCTGGATGGAGAAATGACCCATTCATCTGTTCACACCACAATCCAGGCAatattcttattccatatgctaggccAAATTCctacaagtgctctttcttccctagtttGAATAtagaatgggctgcctgaatcagccagtaaaaccagtgacttagcagagtttaattcactaattaacatgcatgactagattgacacatgaaatgcatagaacataattatattcttttttgaagcaacattAGCAATCTATAAGATATGAGGCCTTGTTAGGATGGACCAAAGAGccattcattttagtttttcatcCAACACAAATGGGGACCCTAAAAAAGAAGAACTAAAGATGGAATATCTGTGGATGTGCTAAAACCATTGCTCTTTATCGACTTCACCAAATACATGGTTTTGATGTCAACAACCAGGTTTGCAAAAATGGCTCTTTCATccttttcaaaagaaaagataaactgggtactttatatttataaacaactcttgacaaaaaattgaaacatattTGGAAAATTGGTAGGCCAGTGATTCCACTTTCACATGGATAAGCAATTGTGGaaaaatgattttctattaAGAACTAGAGAATTGCAACTTGGCAGAGAAAACACTGGACTCGGAGAATCGTCATAGACAGCTTTTGAGGATTCTCAAAACTTAGTGACTTTGTTATTAGACCAAAAAGTTTTATTCTGCTGGATATGTTCATGGAAGATGTACTCTGTATTTGATGAGCCGAGAAAGAAATGTGAATAAGACCAAAGGGGAGTAAAGAGAACCAACAGTAGAGATGATGCAGTGATGCAACTGAACAATAGATAATGAGTCCTCTATTTGGGAAccctcaactcaaaaaaaacattattaagaaactagaatacacaagatagagcagtgagattccgaactaacaaatattcacatttggtTATAGTTAGACCTctagtaaaattattaaatttagagatccttcaggacagaagacttcaaaagtaaagtagcaattatacaaaaaacattaaactataaacttcaaatacaaaaacaaaacttaaaaaaatacttagaaagacacaaagataaaggaacattcctcatcccatatgctagaagAAATttatactccttcttccctagtgctattagagcatggaatgggttgcctgagtcagctagAAAAAACATGTgaattggcagagtttaagtcattgcatgactagattgacccttGAGACACccgtaggatgtaataatcttggGTAAGAAGATGAGATACTGCAAAAAGATGGCAATAGACTGGGGGCTGTGAAAGCTCTTAGTTTATCTCATTTGCCAATGAACAGTCTAAGAAAGAGTGAAGGAAGGAGAGTCCAAATCAGTGGAAAGACAGTCTGAATTAAAAAACATGGGTTTAATTGTTTAGATTGGTTTATATTTGTATCAAACtggttgttattattttgattttgttgaaTTTTCTGTTTTAACTTGATGATTTCTCACTTTGATATTGTCTGTAATAttcttcacctatctcttagtatGTTGGGGCATCTTACAAGATTTGTTTTGGGGTGTTATTCAGGAAGTCTAACTTGCATCTGGTCACAGCTAGATCCAAGGTTTGAGTCCTCCTTAAGACTTATCTTTGTATTACTACAGTTTCTTCACCTTCTTCTCCCTGGGTGCTGCTATTATGTTTGATGTcatgtttatttcatcaatagtCAAAGTAAGAAGTATTTGGGCCTGATATTGATTAGTTCTATAGCTACTATTACTTAGTCATAGTAAAAAGTATTTGGACTTAATagtgtttagttttgtttcactttCAAATAGAATAGTTACTTATTCAAATTCATTTGTTAAGGTATGAAAGAGttgaaaaaaacatgtaaatctttttttttaatgcttttgatATAGTGCATAGTTCATGCTTAGAGCATACTTATTTTGCTATGGCCCAATCTCCTTTTGTTGACTATTGGAGGAAGGGAACACATGGGAGGTTTACATGCTGTCTTTGGGCTTTCAGaaaacaactctgctcgagtcaggaTTCAAAATCGAGCCCCCATGGTAAGTGGCTAAGCTGTAGCCAAGCAGTGTAGGCctgcctctcagccacacatgcCACAAATTTTGTGAATGAAAATGGGAAAATGGAACCTGCATCTGACAATGTTATTATAGAAACTCttttagaaaatactttttactatGACTCTGGGTGGCTGCCTGGATGTGCAGAaaatgcacgctggactgttgtttggagtTGTTGATGGTCCTGAATTCATATCTTGCCCTTCCCTATCGTCCTCTGAGATGTTTGGATGaggaaataaattatcttcaactttgaaggaacatttgaaacatgtaaaacattttacaaactatcatctctattttaaaaatggcCTCGTTCTTAAATAGGGCACTTGCTAACATTGGATACTGAAGAAGTTACAGTGCTACTACTGCAGCCTTGAGGTCAAATCACAGTATAGAATGCAATTTTTATTTAGGGCTTCAGGATGTTTCCAACCATGAGTTATGGatacatggatggctgcctggtcgtgcggtttgcgcactgaactgtcgttcagatttgtcaagggttcaaaccctgcccgctcccatcccccgtcgtcctgcgggaggtttggactaggaagtaaactatcttcaactctgaaggaacatccgaaacaatgtaaaacattttacaaaaacattaacaTCATTTTGGGATATTATCTTTCCTGAACAAAAAATCCttattctattaattttttactgtttggcttAAAAGTTTTTAGGATAAGAAGAGCTGAGTCTGAATCTGGGACTATCAAGTTGACCACCATTTCTgaaagttaatttaattttttatttaacttacaTTGTGATAAAATGCAGTGTTAACTTGATGTGAATAGAACTGATGTAGGTCAGTGAGTTCAGCAATACAAACTTAACCAGCAGAAATAACTGGAATATAATggcaaagtttccctttcagaccttgcgatctacagtGTCAAGGCTCTTTTTCTTccctaatatatgtatgtgtacttCAATGCTGattactaaatgtacccaaTTCCTGGTAATACCTTAACGACACATATAATGACAGAATaaagtgttgaggagatggagcgttgaggagatggagcattgaggagatggagcattgaggagatggagcattgaggagatggagcgttgaggagatggagcattgaggagatggagcgttgaggagatggagtgttgaggagatggagtgttgaggagatggagtgttgaggagatggagtgttgaggagatggagtatagagatggagcattgaggagatgAAGTATTAAGATGAAGTGTTGAGGAGATGAATtattgagatggagtgttgaggagatggagtgttgaggaaatggagtattgagatgaagtgttgaggagatagagtgtggagatggagtattgaggtggagtgttgaggagatggagtattgaaaTGAAGtaaggagatggagtgttgagacggggtgttgaggagatggagtgttgagatggagtattgagatggaatgttgaggagatggagtgttgagatggagtattgaggagatggagcattgaggagatggagtatttaAGGAAACAGGAAACTTGTTCTATTCTAAATTCACTAAAAGAAAgcctttacatttattttgtttagttttgtaattattttttctcttttgttaaaaaaaatttgaacagaattttttaaatactcattTGGGAATCAACGGTGAAATTTAGTGAAATTTATTAACCGGCATATAGGCTAATTGATTCATACTATTTGATATCTATCTTGTAATTTTGCTTTCCTCTGCTatgctgtttattttatttactatcttgtttgagatctaaatgatctaatttgtgatctatattatctttttatgagatcattattttcatatttgaGATCTCTCTTAGCTTTTGCAAATAGAATTTCAAGAGATGATGATATTTATATTAAGCCCTTCTTGCATTTATTTCTTCCAGAATGTCCAAAAGAAGGAGCCTAAAATGTTGGCCTGTTTACAAATATGAGATCTTCCTTGACTACACAAGTACCTTACAAAAGAAGGCTACTCACTTGTGTTTGGATATGTCAGCTGTTTTGGTAATAaatcaagtgttgttttttctactATCTCTAATGTTTGTAGGTTCTAAAGTtagaaagtgttgttgttttttaatgccaCATTGCCTGTCAATtctgtttagtttttatttattctttttttttatacagtccCTGTGGCTCTTTTCAAGCATGACAGATACTATTCTAAGCAGCTTTTTTCTCTGGAAATTATTCAACCACAGAAGCTGTGAGGGATATTTGAAATCCATTGCTTACTTGTCTAGAAAGACTTCCATCGATTGAGTGATAAAAGATTAAGTTTACACAACTTTTAGTAGTCACCACATAACACTTAACATTTTGCTGCTCAAGACAATACTGTTCATgaatggtttatttttttttatgctgagAGTGTCCAAGAAAGATAAGGTCAAAGGTTAATTGGACAAACAATAAACTTTGTCTTTGAATCTGAAATTGTAGAacttgtagagaaaaaaaacaacttagtgttgttgtttgtttaatttACCAGGTACCTACTATTCATTTACTTTGACTGTTGACTTTAAGTTAGAAATTAAGGAAAGATTTCTTTGAGCTATATTTGTCaatgaccataggcattaagAGAGCTGACACCTCATTTTACTTTTCAACAAGATGatgtcttaaaaaaattaagagcTTTTGATGGAATTCTGTGGTTGAATAACATAAGTAAAGTTAATCACAGGATTCCATCAAAATCATTGCAATTTGAACATTGTTGGTAGTGTCAATGTTATTAAGTTTTTTAGCTCTTGGTGTTATTACTTTATTCATTTTCTAGTGACCAGGCAGTGTTTTATACCATGAATGAATATCTGTTGTAAGAGGTTTAAGGTATACAACTCAATCAATAATATCtttgacaataaaatattttgatcaagtttatatttttggaaCAGAATATGCTAATGtgttaaatgtacatttttcttttttttttgaataacaACTGATATTTAGTTTTATCCCTTTGTATCTTTCTACAGTAGATGCAGTGTCATactaaatagaaattaaaaaaaattataataacttctaatcaaaaatcaaattaaaatcaaatatcaTGCTACTTTGATTCTACACAATCTACAGGACTACCAATGTACATTAGTTTTGAACAAAAAGCTGCTaactttaaataattgattaactcaTTTTGATATTTATGTATACCTTGTAATAAAAGTGGCATTcattttacaatttcatttttttttattgtaactgGTCtgtgttaatttcttttttttttttcaaattactttGTATTGCCTATATGGGGAAATGGTATTTCTGGTGTTTCTTTGCTCAGCAAAAACAAATCAGGATTTtaactcaagcccccttgacAGTGGTTTATGCCAGATATCCAGCATTTCATGCAGTTTGTATGCCAAATTTGATACTCACAGTGCCCCAGTGCAGGTAGAAAGAGGAAACCTTGCCTCATTAATGTTTGCTGCTCCAGGCTTGCTTCTCTCTATCTGAACTGATCTAAAGGAAGCACTACAGCTGGGTTTCAGTCCACTGCATTGGCTAGAGAGGATTTCAGTCTCTCAGGCTGCAACTTAAATGAAGTCTGATGtgattttattctttaaaagttGTATGGATGTCTTTAAGCTACATAACTTATCCTAGTCCAATGTGTTGATTGACATAGTTACCAGGTACTGGTACTCAAAAAATTGCCGCTTTTATCCTCCCCTTCCAGCAAcccttagatctagtttttctaAATTTCTAGTAGTTTAATAGTGCTTTTCCATATGTCATTAAAAAGTTATGTTAAAAGTTAACAGGTTTCTTTAGCTAATTgctttgtaacaatatttgtttttgagcAAATTTTTAGCAAATCTCAAACTTTGATCTGAttttatggcctccttcagtcacacagctgctatggatcatctcattttacaaacattagcTATGAATCATTTTCCTGACAGTTGTGGTTGCAatgatgtcacccacacagctATATATTTGAAGGAATGGAATatgccaatacagtttgggatcaatgGCATCGTAGGCTCTGCCTGGGAGTAGCACTGTATGCTGCTAACTGAAGGGTtgactcctgatttttcctcaaaaGGCTTTCCCATGTTGGTTTTAGCTGCAGACTTTgcaatctgtagggcagatgatataaaggtcatctgtttttgcgTCCCATGGTCGGCACtatgaccaactgtctttacctTTCCCTAAGAAATGCCAGGAACCCATTAGAACCAGGTGTACTCAAAGGTGCCTAATagtcataaaattaaaaatcccagtcttcaaaccctggacccatgtttggaagccaagtatTTCACCGCTCAGTCACCTCACCTCCAAGTGAATTATATAGAAGCTTTTCACTGTTTGCTAAACTTTCATTCTACAACTAAAGCAAGgtaattatgtattgttaggGACAGGGGTGGTCTCAATGCTGTCTGGAATGATTCAAGAGAATATTAGTATTATGTTAGCATGGCAGGGCCCCCAGGTCATGTCTAGCCTGCACTAACAAGAAGTTACAGTTGCCAGAAGGTCAACTGGGTGGGTTGTATCTGTGCACCTCATTCTGTGACCAAAGAAatcaagaaagagaagaaataacaaaatgatACTTTAATTCAAATGAGCAAAGCAGCAGTTACAAAACACtgcagataaaaaaacaaaaaaattaggaaaagatctagtacataaacatcattttaaaacaaactttaaaacaaaaaaccgccaattattttgacagttgtttcaaatagaaaaataatgtaccataatatataactatatatataaagtagctttacatatagaaaaaaaacaacaaattctgAAACTTAAAGGCAGTTCCAAGTACAGAATAATTAAAACTGACACACTCTGGTCAACAGTACAGGAAACAGCATCGCCCTAACCCATATAATAATAGGCGGAAGTATAAGCATACAGCTTAGCACTAGTCTACAaaagttgcaaaaataaaaatacataaaaatagctctgAGAGCATCAgttcacaattataaaaaaatgcttgcatgacctgttaataaagtctaggtctactgtttgttttcttggttttacaTGTGTTCCATCAGAAATAgagattacatcctagccctaacCAGGACAGTGAGTGTTCATACCAGAGACTATGGATAGTGGATACCCCCATGATCACCATTAGATAAGACAAAGTGAATTAGtatttgaaagttttaaatAGATTATGGGGATGAACTCAATGCTATAGTgaagtctgacaatattaaatattaatataatctttgtttatGAAACAATTTCTTATTTATGATTTCAGACTAAAACTTAAAATGCATTCATagcaacacacaaacacattcatATTAATAATAGCATAGAAAATGctaacagttttattttaaatataatataacatattataattgatctaaataatgtcaagtcaCTATTTACACTATAAAAAGCAAAGAACAAATTGTGCATGGATGTGACACTAATGAACATTAATATGATAGCACACAAAAGCAGGGGAGataataaattgaattaaaagcatAATGTAGCAAGGCTTTGGTGTTGTGactccaataataataatgataatataccACAGCCACTCCCTcctccaaaacaaaaaagataaaaacatttcactgaaacaacaagaagattgaagggaaaaaaaggaatattaaaaagaacaatGACTGGACTGAATGACAAGATTTACCTAAATATAGAACAAAATACAAGTCAATTATAGTGATTCCACCCAAATAGTTATTACAAAGTACATCACTTGTACTGTGACAACATTTTGATGGTATGATGCGTTGtcatgccggggattttacttgaattcaatagttaacaaaaaatgaagatctagaatcacaattgacaattctttgataaaacaaaactctggaactttattaaatacaacgtaagtacagtttatgtacaaattgcaaatcaatgagcatgaaccatattacaaaggcttttcaaacagagctcttagaaaacgtGTCTATCTACAAGAaccttattttatcgactgactttactttcttactaccgccaattccctggcgctaactcttttcaaaaatgtctttgtttaattcaaatcaaccaatagattttaaacatactaattatgtcccttgggtaaatcctgacttgaatgtcaagtgtctaaatttgaggattaaatcccgagactcatgtcgagggcttatattactttcaaaagtgaaatgtacaagcaattctataatgtaatctgtgacatattacccccctctccatttagcatttgtatggtaatagaaatgctcatatgtattaaaattatttaaatatacacaaaataccatacatgaaattatagaaaaatggttgaggtaacatatgacaaaataaagtcaacttggagataaaaaatatgtaaatgcagtgaataaaattattgatgactttgaataCCTGTCTCACTAtacaagtggttatgaaaatgagacaattcttgtcatgaacaatatcaaaagttgtacaaagcataaatcttgaataaattaaatcttgaattgaataggtTATGAAGCTTCATGATGATGTTAAAATATGACataactcatttggttagtgctaatgtgaaaatgtgtacatggaaaaatatattgcatatgaaaaattgacatagaaaaaataattgtgatagtacatgacaatcttctgagaaaataatactcaatgtgatataaatctcaatatgtgtgaagcaatgaaaaattccaattataagtcatgtatctgtactattataataggatatatgcaataatattgtacctgaaataaaatacctgaaataaaatgcacatgatttaaaaattaaaatgtctgatgcatgtcatatgcaaagatgctgaaacataattaaaaagtatcttgaatgagtgaccttcctcagtgggttgcttggtgctaaaataaatgtaacatctgatatagaatACCTGTGGaaaatgagtagacaaattaattgattaagtacaactgaatactgttcgtccttgacgagtatgaatgataatggatcaagtggcactaaatatgctgtagtacatatataaaatgtaagtgtgaagttcagaacccttctgaattgccgtcatggatgtgtgtacgctttttctaaacttgaagaaaaggtctctcagtttatgaagctgttgactccatgtcataatgatctcacagataatgtctgattgaaccgcgtttgagtttggtgaaaataagaactgtccgaaaccaaaactcaattttctggttgatgaactttgacgctgtagaacaatggtagcagaatgctttgcattagaatgttcaatagagcaatgactgaacatgtctgagttcaatcggtcaatacggcaatgttgaagaagttcatttgttcctttctgaagaaaagttgcccttTGAGTGGAcggaggatgaaacttggtgttgacaatgttattgttttctgagtttctttcaaattgcagtactggaaatgtctcagaaacactggtaaagaaatctgcatggtctggaaacactttaatgttcttcactgtttgtagtgctatgtcattcagagtgatgaccttgggaatgtcaatttgatttgatgctggtaatgaaacatctatctcaggaatgggtgttgatgatgtttcttcttcttcctcaggaatagttgctaagcttgtaaaatgttcaacttctgctttgatgtcttcattatctgtttcataataatgttcaaacatatgaacatgaaatactttggttgacttgttgacattgatttcataaagcaggttggaaatctttctggtgatggtaaatggaccttgccatttgtagaacagcttgttactccaatctggtaacagtaaattgacttgatctccttgagcaaaatattttgatttcatgtgttcatgtaatattctttgactttcaatgttcttggctgtaatggcttcttgagttgactcacattctttcaaatgaggaatacttgtatgagtgttagagtcaagttgcataatttttcttttgtttggtatagccaaagttgattgaatataagtatctgcttctggttcatgagacttgtcttgatggacttcagtttgaccagttagagttcttgtatcattgttagagactctgggcatgtcgtcttgttcttcaaagttcaacaatggacattcgggaattggaggtggacttatgaccggtagggatgggcttgatgtaattgggggtgtccatgttgagtgttcttgattgttgctggctactggactagtaactggttctgttgcattctgcatagCTTGAGTAAttgaggtagccatgtgattattttggctaacttgttcaggtgccaaatgttcttgttgtctggtcatggatcttgtcattactgctaaacatttttgaccttgctctatggcatttgtacattcagcaagttcttgaggagtgcattctttaactccttctatgtttccaatgattaggtccactggtagattgggtgttactaatgcttttgtttgaccactgaagaatggtgtagtaacataaatgatggcttcaggtaacttgctgacagttccgttgaatgcagtgacttggacgtggttgcctgtgaaacggtttgcgtgtacgaagcgttcatgtactaatgtggacgtgcttccggtgtcacgaagaacttccaccttcttgtctcctacaaagcctggataaaatttgagaccattggactttgcaatgactgtcatagttgagtgctcattgtaatagcttctgttaggcatatattgtggtctggagtcctgtgaatgacttctgtagcgaggtttgttgttatctggtttattatttctaggtgctttgttgagattgtattgctctctattgctgtatctttgagttggtgatgtgggtctatcaaaattttgattttttgagactgcctgttttttccaacattcatgagcttggtgaccctttttatgacaatatgaacattctgtggttctgctgcggcattgagacgtgaaatgccctagtttatgacatttgttgcatttgactttgtcatctgacttatatcttgcatttttgtcttgagcaaagcagacaa contains:
- the LOC129927868 gene encoding uncharacterized protein LOC129927868, with the translated sequence MGNSQAPAIKEETNSSQVNGDSEIRDSVLLKVIEVVGYVLYGVYILDAVVVLINLFIAMMNLKTFRMSKRRSLKCWPVYKYEIFLDYTSTLQKKATHLCLDMSAVLSLWLFSSMTDTILSSFFLWKLFNHRSCEGYLKSIAYLSRKTSID